One window of the Streptomyces asoensis genome contains the following:
- a CDS encoding serine hydrolase, whose protein sequence is MVCMGVRQTTTRHRGKARAALAVAALLLVPGVLAAAPPPQPPPQLTAAEVDAAVGKLDGIVRDGMERTGVPGVSVAVVYKDRVVYLKGFGVRHEGRSARIDPDTVFELASLSKPLASTVVAGAVGEGDEKIGWDDPVAAHLPGFALKDPWVTRNVTVADLFAHRSGLPDHAGDLLEDLGYDRRYILNHLRYEPLAPFRASYAYTNYGPTAAGQAVADAEGTTWEKLSEDTLYKPAGMDSTSSLFADYEAAKNRADLHVKAPDGTWRAQFVRDADAQAPAGGASSSARDMSRWLRLQLANGKLDGEQIIPAEQLERTHLPAIVSNPPQAPAGRTGFYGLGWNVGYDDLGRLRLSHSGAFALGANTNVTMLPAEQLGIVVLTNGKPLGLPDAIAESFFDTAEHGKATADWLDLIGKVYAQQEQAGISPTDYSTPPADAAAARPDAAYTGTYANSFYGPLTVSASGGALTMRLGPKPTTFRLTHYDGDTFSFRTVGENAVGLSGVTFHGDRDGKATRVTVEAFDETGLGTFTRE, encoded by the coding sequence ATGGTCTGCATGGGTGTTCGGCAGACGACGACACGCCACCGAGGGAAGGCCCGGGCGGCCCTGGCCGTGGCCGCGCTGCTGCTCGTCCCCGGTGTCCTCGCCGCCGCTCCCCCGCCCCAGCCGCCTCCGCAGCTGACGGCGGCGGAGGTGGACGCGGCCGTGGGGAAGCTCGACGGGATCGTGCGGGACGGGATGGAGCGGACGGGCGTGCCCGGGGTCTCGGTCGCCGTCGTGTACAAGGACCGGGTCGTCTACCTGAAGGGCTTCGGCGTCCGCCACGAAGGCCGGTCCGCCCGGATCGACCCCGACACGGTGTTCGAGCTGGCGTCACTGTCCAAGCCACTGGCGTCGACCGTCGTCGCCGGAGCGGTGGGCGAGGGCGACGAAAAGATCGGCTGGGACGACCCGGTGGCCGCCCATCTGCCCGGCTTCGCCCTCAAGGACCCGTGGGTGACGCGGAACGTCACGGTGGCCGATCTGTTCGCCCACCGCAGCGGCCTGCCCGACCACGCGGGCGATCTGCTGGAGGACCTCGGCTACGACCGCAGGTACATTCTCAACCACCTCCGGTACGAGCCACTGGCCCCGTTCCGCGCCTCCTACGCCTACACCAACTACGGCCCGACGGCGGCCGGTCAGGCGGTCGCGGACGCCGAGGGCACGACCTGGGAGAAGCTCTCCGAGGACACCCTCTACAAGCCCGCCGGGATGGACTCCACCAGCTCCCTCTTCGCCGACTACGAGGCCGCGAAGAACCGGGCCGACCTGCATGTGAAGGCCCCCGACGGCACCTGGCGGGCCCAGTTCGTGCGCGACGCCGACGCCCAGGCCCCCGCGGGCGGCGCCAGCTCCTCCGCCCGCGACATGTCCCGCTGGCTGCGCCTCCAGCTGGCGAACGGCAAGCTCGACGGCGAGCAGATCATCCCGGCCGAGCAGCTCGAGCGCACCCACCTCCCCGCGATCGTCTCCAATCCCCCGCAGGCGCCGGCCGGCCGCACGGGCTTCTACGGCCTCGGCTGGAACGTCGGCTACGACGACCTCGGCCGCCTGCGTCTGAGCCACTCGGGCGCCTTCGCCCTCGGCGCGAACACCAACGTCACCATGCTTCCCGCGGAGCAACTGGGCATCGTGGTCCTCACCAACGGCAAGCCGCTCGGGCTTCCCGACGCCATCGCGGAGAGTTTCTTCGACACCGCCGAGCACGGGAAGGCCACGGCCGACTGGCTCGACCTGATCGGGAAGGTCTACGCGCAGCAGGAACAGGCGGGGATCTCGCCCACCGACTACTCCACCCCGCCCGCGGACGCGGCCGCCGCCCGCCCCGACGCCGCGTACACCGGGACGTACGCCAACAGCTTCTACGGTCCGCTGACCGTCTCCGCGTCCGGCGGCGCACTGACCATGCGGCTGGGCCCGAAGCCGACGACGTTCCGGCTGACCCACTACGACGGAGACACGTTCAGCTTCCGGACGGTCGGCGAGAACGCCGTCGGACTGTCCGGCGTCACCTTCCACGGCGACCGGGACGGCAAGGCGACCCGGGTGACCGTGGAGGCGTTCGACGAGACCGGCCTGGGCACCTTCACCCGCGAATAG
- a CDS encoding DUF1152 domain-containing protein encodes MFSLHEPALFTRLRDARRVLIAGAGGGFDVYAGLPLALALRSAGKEVHLANLSFADLYGLPSEVWLQPDVAAIHPDIPTRGDYFPERTLARWLDRHDLPATVYAFPRTGVEPLRAAYRALLDHLGGVDAVVLVDGGTDILMRGDEHGLGTPEEDMASLAAVHDLDDVPHRLVACLGFGVDAHHGVNHSLVLENLAALDREGAYLGAFSLSHQSPEGALYLDAVADAQACTPGHPSIVNGSVAAAVRGAFGDVRFTERTKDSELFVNPLMALYFCVDAPGLARRNLYLDRLAGTVLMRQISSRIEEFRDELPLLRQPRAFPH; translated from the coding sequence GTGTTCTCCCTCCACGAGCCTGCCCTCTTCACCCGGCTGCGCGACGCGCGCCGGGTGCTCATCGCCGGTGCGGGCGGCGGTTTCGACGTGTACGCGGGCCTGCCGCTGGCACTCGCCCTGCGCTCGGCGGGCAAGGAGGTCCATCTGGCCAACCTCTCCTTCGCCGACCTGTACGGGCTGCCCTCCGAGGTCTGGCTCCAGCCGGACGTCGCGGCCATCCACCCCGACATCCCCACCCGCGGCGACTACTTCCCCGAGCGCACCCTGGCCCGCTGGCTCGACCGGCACGACCTCCCCGCCACGGTGTACGCCTTCCCGCGCACCGGAGTGGAACCCCTGCGAGCCGCCTACCGCGCGCTCCTCGACCACCTGGGCGGAGTGGACGCCGTCGTCCTGGTGGACGGCGGGACCGACATCCTGATGCGCGGCGACGAGCACGGGCTGGGCACGCCCGAGGAGGACATGGCCAGCCTCGCCGCCGTGCACGACCTCGACGACGTCCCCCACCGGCTGGTGGCCTGTCTCGGCTTCGGCGTGGACGCCCACCACGGGGTGAACCACTCCCTGGTCCTGGAGAACCTGGCCGCGCTGGACCGCGAGGGCGCCTACCTCGGCGCGTTCTCGCTGTCGCACCAGAGCCCCGAGGGTGCCCTCTACCTGGACGCCGTGGCCGACGCCCAGGCCTGCACCCCGGGCCACCCGAGCATCGTCAACGGCTCTGTCGCCGCCGCCGTGCGCGGTGCCTTCGGCGACGTACGGTTCACCGAGCGGACCAAGGACAGCGAGCTGTTCGTCAATCCGCTCATGGCGCTGTACTTCTGCGTCGACGCGCCCGGCCTGGCCCGTCGCAACCTCTACCTCGACCGCCTCGCCGGCACGGTCCTGATGCGGCAGATCAGCTCCCGCATCGAGGAGTTCCGCGACGAACTCCCCCTGCTGCGGCAGCCGCGCGCCTTCCCGCACTGA